The sequence below is a genomic window from Rattus rattus isolate New Zealand chromosome 3, Rrattus_CSIRO_v1, whole genome shotgun sequence.
TCATGGCCTCCTGTTTGATCTGGTGCTTGTTGGCCTTGACATCCACAATGAACACAAGTGTGTTGCTGTGCTCTCTTTTCTTCATGGCTGACTCAGTGTTCAGTGGGAATTTGATAACAGCATAGTGGTCAAGCTTGTTTCTCGTGGGTGCACCCTTTCGAGGATATATTGGATGCCTCTGGAGCCACAAGGTATTGGGCCACCAGAGAGTGGGTGACGTTCGGATCTTACTTTTGTGACCGTGGACACCTTTCGCCACTGCCTTCTTAGCTTTCAAGACCTTCGCTTTGGCTTCAGCTTTGCGGGGCAGGACCTTTCTTTGCTTTCGGTGCCATCTTGGCGAAAGCGATACTGTATCTTTAAAACTTCTAGGTAACTACccttgatcttttaaaaataagtataatcAACAAAAACTCATTTTGACTTAGTTTCCGTGCCAATTATGTTACTCTAAACACAATGCACTGTCATTTTGAGGCATTAATTTGACCTTTTGAAATGAAATGTCcagtattatttaaaaaaggaaactagTCAATATAAATAAAGCAACTCCTGTCCCATGTGTGATGTACATTATTGGTTACATCTCATTTCTGAATTGTTTGTATATTTCACCTTATTAAGCCATGTGCTCTGGTGATGTTTActgaaaaaatgaattattttgcaAGTGAAAAAATTATAGTTGTTATATTTTCACACTTCAACCTCATAACCAAAGGGAGTGTTTTGTGCAAGAAGAATGTCTGCAAGAATCCTTACATATTTTTTGTAAGCTCTTTAGCCAGCtttaatgatattaaaatatttaggtAATTTAAAAATGTTGGAGAGCAAGTAGAATAATGCAtgaaagcaataaataaataaccagacAAATTGTATCTAAAGACAGACTGATAGGGGAAGCATTTGAAAAAGGTTTGACCACAGAGGTTTTAAAATCCATTTGATAGTTTTTATTTGTGGTAGGGAGAAGCTTAAACAGGGGAACCTCACTGCCCTCAGAACAGAGAGGAAGCAGCGATGGCAGTAATAGCAAACTTGCCAGGTCTTGGACCACAATAATAAAATACTGAGCAATCTGGCAGGAGAACACAATGGAAGTACTCAATCCCTGGCTACCTCCCAAGCCCCAACTTATCTGGAGGCAaatcccccacccatccccaggGGGAAATAACATTCTTCTAGCAAGCAGACATCTTGGTTTTATCATTCTCAACTTGGAGGGTGCTTCTAAGACACCTCTATCAGATGCATCCCTCAGAGGATTTGATGAAAATATCCCCCAAACAACCCACCTGGCGTGGAAGTCCCATTGACCTAATTCCCTTTTATGTCAGATTTTCTCTGTGGTGTTAAAATTAAGGTTTTATAAGAAAAGCATACATGAGCTGGATTTCTTGCCTACTTCTTTTGCATTCTTCTGATAATACTTTTGTATTAAGACAAAAGCAGAAATACTTCTATGCAAATCTATGTATGAATTTTTTCAATCCTTTTCTGTAgttcaattttgtcaatttttaCAAATCCCTAATTCTTGACAGACACATTGGAATTGCTTTCCAACTCATGTTACAAGCATACTACTTTACAGTAACATTGACATGTTTGTTTaaaaagtcagagaaaggacaATAAGCCCAAGTGAAAATGGATGAGCATGTGACTGCCTTGTTATGCTCTAGTGTTAATTAGAAGTTAAACCTTCTTTTGAGTACTCTCTGATTTCACTAGTTTTATATTTTGGAGAACCTAGAGATAAAATCTCTAAAGAACGTTCAgtctttcctttttgaaaatgaaacattGAACGTGCACGAGGGCAATCAGGTGTTTGTGTGCAGGTGTCGTGACACCAGCCGCAGCTGCTGTGTGTGAATGGCTGCAGTGATTTTATCATATCCAGAGGGTAGATGTTCATAGAGCTTCTCTCTACCCTCTGACTTCTCATATTCTTTCCTACCTTTCTTCCTAGATGTTCCTGAATTTAGAGggatggtctctctctctctctctctctctctctctctctctctctctctctctctctctgtgtgtgtgtgtgtgtgtgtgtgtgtgtgtgtgtgtgcgtttaaGGCTGAACATTCAGCAGTCACTTACTCTTAGAGTTTTGATTAATCATGTGTATCTGTATTAACTAATTCTACCAAAAGAATCTTCAATGACCCAGGCTTAGAGCAGCACTAACTATGTTGTTCTATTTTAGTTATACAGATAAAAATATGTAGAAGGTAGCTTGACAACAATCTATTAGGCAAATAATCAAAAGTTTTCCCAGTAGGACCTAAAAATTCcataatagtaatattttgacaaAGTTTACAGTACCATAATTTCTTACAGTTGAAAGGGACTCAGATCCAATCAGAAAATAATTGGTTGCCCATCCTCCCAGACTCAGAATCATTTTAACAGTCAGCACTAATTGCCTGAAAGATTGGTATTATAGCATGAAGAGGCAACTGTTGGGTAAAATGGCTGAAGGTCTATTTTCAACTGTAACCTCTATAGAATATTTTCACCACTACACATGTAAAAAAGCAGACATGACACTTTCAGTTCAGTTACAGTTTGATTTTGCTCTACATTTTATCTGAAGTGTGTTATCACGTCAGTGATACGTTGTTACCATGTGTTTCTAGGAGAAGATTAAGGAACAATGGTAGTAGCCTATGTTCTTTGGGGAGCTAATTTATCTACCTAAgcatgctgaacatttctttttacttttctttttatttattcatcattttgtttgttttacatttcaaatgttatcccccttcctggtctcccctgcATGAACAACTCACCAtatccccctcctctttgccattaagagggtgcttccccatacaaccacccactccagcctcacccccTTTAGCCTCCCCCTTTTCTGGGGCATTTAagactccacagaaccaagggccgcCCCTCCCACTAATGCCAGATGAGGCagttttctgctacatatgtagtaggaGCCATGGACctacccatgtatactctttggctggtggtttcatccctgagagctctgagggatcCAGTTAATTGATTCtggtgttcttcctgtggggttacaatccccttcagctccttcaccccttcccctaactcttccactggggtccccaggctcagtccaaaggttggctgtgagtatctgcatctgtttcagttaggtactggcatagcctctcagagggcagccataccAGGCTATTATCTGTGAGGacatcttgacatcagcaatagtgtaggtgtttggtgtctgtggatggaaAAAAATCGCatggtgaggcagtctctggctgctccttcagcatttctccatttttgtttctgcatttcctttagacaaggaCAATTCTGGGCTAAAAATTTTAGATGTCTGGGTGTCCGGCCCtatctctccactgggggtcATGTCTACAaactagaggtggtctctacagcTTGTATCTTCTCTTTGTTGGCTAATGTCATTCCCATTGTGCCCTGGGATCCTCTCatatccctggtgtctgggactttctagtggttctccAAGTTTCCCAACCCCCATTGCTGTTTATTCTTATTCATTCCCCTATCCCTTTAgagttctctcctgtctcttcccatacgtGGTTTGGcactccccctttttttcttctctctacccTCTTCCACtcaggtccttccctccctctgcttcccatgattattttcttcccccttttaagtgggtttgaggcatccacactttgaccatgttaagcttcatatggtatgtgagttgtatcatgggtattctgaaccttAGGGgtaatttccacttatcaatgaatacatatcatgtctgactttttgggtctgggttacctcactcaggttgatattttcttgttccatccatttgcctacaaattttatgaagtcatcatttttaatagctcaatagtactccattgtgtatccATGCTTCCTATAAGGAACATCTGGTTGTttcagcatctggctattataaataaggctgctatgaacatagtggagcaagtgtccttgttatatgttagagcatcttttggttatattcccaggaataatattttcttttaagtaaagGAGTTCATTGAGAAATCTGTCATCAGTGAAAGGTAAAtgctataatttttcttttaaaaaattccttaaatgtttatataatggTCATGGGtatgaaaatttttgttctcAAATATGCATATAGAAATAAACTAATACATATGAAACATCATTGTGGAATGAACATTTTCAGTACAATCACTATGGCATAAGACAACAGCAAGAGTGGATACTCCAGAATCACTAAATATCCAAAATGAATAactgtatatgtatttattgatATGTCAGAGATTCAGAACACTTACAGAATCAAAGAGATGACATTTCTATGTATTGAAATTTTATCCCTACAGTGATGGGCTCACTCTGTCTCctatgttcctctttttccagcCTGGATTTCCCCTGCTTTGATCAAATCCTACTGTCTTCAATGACTAGCCCTGAGGTTTATAGCTTTCCTTCATTGTGAATaagatcaataaataaaaaaaatgtactctactttttaaaggatttaatgattgattttgggggttttttgttggtgtttgtgtgtgcgtgcatgcgtgcgtgtgtatgtgtgtgtgtatgtttgtgtgtgtgtttgtgtttatgtgtgtgtgtatgtttgtgttttgtgtgtgtgtgcatgtgcgtgcatgtgtgtgtgtgtgtgtgtgtgtgtggtgtgtgtgtttcttataatCATGCTAGAAGAAGCTGGTTCTTATATTACCCTTTTCAGAGGAGTAACGTGTTTACAAACCTGTTTTGTATTAAGGATGTAACTGCTTCCTGTACTATCTCTGAACAGATATAATTACTGTCAATTTACAAGTGAAGAAAAAGGATTCAAGTAAATGAGAGTATTTTCAAAGCGAGATAGTGCTTACAAACCTTACTCCATCTTATTATATTTGTAGGTATAGGAATTAAACTGTATTCCCCACCTCCTCTTGTGGACTAAAGCTTTTATGAAtaatgaaagaacagaaaatttatCAACTGAAGAAGCATAATGTAAAGGTGACATGGAGTGCATTCTTTTATAAAATCTACCATGAGAAACACCTGTAGAATGAATCTTTACCCCTTCTAATATTCCATTTACCACTGTATTCCTTCATTGTGTGCTATGCCATCAGGAGATGCTTTGGCGACAGGATTACTAGCTGAGCTTGAGCAAAAGGTCATAATGACACCAAGTTCTCCATAAGCActtccatttatttatgtatcaattagcatatattaattatacaaaacAAGTTTAACCATGACACCATTATACATATGTGTAGTATATTTCaaacatatttatttcattatcctctcttatcttttcttctcttgttcatTTCTCAACTACTTCAatgttgtttatttatatgtattcatggcctcttcctcctctctcttctctctctctctctctctctctctctctctctctctctctgtgatttcATTGGGATTATTTATGTTTGAGAGTTTTTAActgttacatatatacattgcCAATAGCCACAGCAGTGAAGAACAATCTTTCATCACAATTGTTATAGTATCGGTGTATAAATAGTATGTATAGTTTTCAGTAAGTGTATACCTCTCATTcctatgttaatttttaaaatttattcttctctcatatatttttccttcctcctttcatgctggttcctctccctcatccacttttcttcctctcctttcagaaaagagtgGGCCTCTTAGGGAGATAGCAACTAAACATAATATATCAAGTTCAACAATCCTAAGCACGTCCTCTCGTATTAAGGTTGTGTGAAGCAACTCAGTAGGGGAACAGGGTcacaaaagcagacaaaacagtcagaaacagcacccactcccactgttaggaattctAGAAGAAGACCAATCTACACAACtctaacatatatgcagagggcctaTGTCAGATCTGTAAAGACACCCTGATTGTTCAGTCTCTTTGAGCACCGGTTAGTTTTTTGGGTTTGCTAATGGTGGCCTTTACCCCTTTGCCATTTTCCTCACCATCTTCTGCAGCCTAttctgagctccatctaatgtttgtcCGTGGATTTCTGCATCTGTTCATATCAGTTGTTAGATGAAGTCTCTCGGATGACAATTATGCTAGACTCCTTCTACAAGTAAGGCAGAATATAATTAGgaaattttcattgaatttttggTATTTGGTTGTATTCTAGGTCACTAGGCTATCCAGACTCTGGTTCCCGGCACTCCAGGCAGTGCCAGATGCAGGCTCCTTCTAGAGGCATAGATCTGAACTTAGACAAGCCGAGAGTTTCCAGTGCATCAAGTTTCTAGCTTGTCCCTGAGATGCCCTCTAATTCATTCTTCTTCATCCCTCTCCAACCTGATCcttcctctgcctgtctctaccagCCATAGTCTACTGGTAAtatctagtctagtctagtctagtctgtCCCTTTCAACTCTACTctactctttttctcctttccaggGATATTAGTGACTCTCTCTTGTGACATCCTTGTTAACTTAGTCCTTctggttctgtggattgtagcgtGATTATGCTCTACTGCTGATATCAGCATGTAagtgaatatataatatacttgTCTTTCAGTGTCTGGGTAACCTTATTCatgatgattttttctagttccatccatttgcctgcaaatttcatgatgttaatttttaacaactgagtagtactccattgtgtaaatgcaccaatgttttctttatccattctttaaaTTATAGATAtcaaggttgtttccatttcttggctattatgaataatgtttCTATGAAAATAGTTGACCAAGTGGTAGTGTGTACCATCCTTTGGGTGTAAGCTGTGGAGTTGTATAGCTGAGCTCTGAGGTCATTTGatcccaattttctaagaaatttgCATATGGATATACAAActtgcactctcaccagcaaaggaagagtgtttcccttgctccacaaccttgccaacatgagttgtcatttttgtttttgaccatagccattctgacaggtttaaGATGTCATTTTGATTTTAGTATTTCTGCTActtaagaatgttgaacactctttaagggcttctttgccatttgagattcccctgtggaaaatattatctttagatctgtattccatttttaatatgattCCTTTGGTAGTTGCTtagtttctttactttttatatattttagaaattaaccCTGTATTATATGTGGAGTTATTAAAAATCTTCTCCAGTTTTGTAGGTTGCTTTTTTGTCTTATTAATGAcgtcttttaccttacagaagattttcagatTCATAAGATACCACTTATTGATTGTTGATTTAGTGCCTATACAAtttatgttctgttcagaaagttgtttcCTGTGCCAAAGTTCTCAAGGCTATCCACCTCTTTCTCTGCTATAAAGTTGGATATATATGGctttatgttaaggtctttggTTCAATTTGACATGAAATTTTTGTAGTGTGATAGATAAAGATCTATTCGCATTCTTCTATGCAACCTGTGAGCTTTTCAACTCATGCATTAGTTCCCCGAATTAACAACTCTGAaactcaaatatatttacaaatacctaggTCATATAGCTAAGCTTATTCTTAGACTAGCTTATAACATAATATCTTCTTTATTCTAATCTGAATTCTGCCATGTTGAGAGTTACCTCTGGTCAGCTCTCATGCATGCCCTCCTTCATGTCACTTGGCAAATGTTCCAGTGCTTGGCTCTATCCTAGAATACTTTCTCCCTGGAGGATGTACCATCTTCTATCCTATACAGAATAGAAGAGGCTCTCTCTTTAATTCCCCATTTAGTCAAATACAAGGTTCTTTCTCTTGCATCAATATACAATAATAGCAAACATGAAAAATTTGAAATAAGATTCACATTCACAACATCCAGTCCATATGTATTTGGCAACTTTGGAGAAAGTCTTAAGGTATCTGTCCTATCCTTGTGAGTTCAAATTTCTACACATTCTTATAATgtacatagaaataaaacattttcttaaattctaaacAACTTAAACTTATGTGTGAGGTTATAACTATTTACAGAGACTTGATAAGGAACATATATTGCAAGAGTATGCAGAAAAGGAAGGCAAGTAGTTTCTAAAATGATAGAAAtgacatccggttcctatcagcctgcacttctttgcttcatccatcttatctagtttggtggctgtatatgtatgggccacctgtggggtaggctctgaatgggcattccttcagtctctgttctaaactttgctcccTATCTACtcctaagtgtattcttgttccccttttaaaggagtgaagcatccacattttggtcatccttcttgagtttcatgtgttctttgtatctagggtaattcgagcatttgagctaatagccacttatcaatgagtgcatactatgtgtttttctgtgattgggttacctcactcaggatgatattttccagttccatccctttgcctatgaatttcatgaagtcactgttttcatagctgagtagtactccattgtgtagatgtaccacattttctgtatccattcctctgttgaagggcatctgggttctttccagcttctggctattataaataaggctgttaagaACAGAGACAGTTGAATGTCTGGACAGTTACCCAAAATTCCTTTATAATATTAGAACATCCTTCTTTGGCCTTTTGAAATATCTGAATGCCATCTGccttttttcttacatttccaAGACCATAACAACTTGTAATCACTCGCTAAATGACAATGAACATCCAATTCCAATTATACTACTAAAAATCATCACCCAACTTCTTGGTAGCAGGAAGACAGTTTACTGTATGCATCTCACCATACTTCTACATGATAATAGCCAGTTAGACAGCATCAGtaattgaaaatactttctttttattgtttaattttgtcttctttatcaaaaatcaggtatcCATAGGTATTTGGatctatgtctttgtttctttttaaacaatcTCATGTCTAACCTGCTTGTTTTTATGCAACTACCATGTAGTTATTATTCATATAACTCAGTAGTAGAGCTTCAGATCATGGATAGTAATACTTAAAGATGATCTTTTATTGCGCAGAATTGTTTTAGGTCTCATGggagtgtttgtttgcttgtctggttttgtttttcatatgaatTTGAGTATTgatctttcaaggtctataaacaCTTGTGTCACAATTTGGTTGGAGATTTCACAAAATCTATAGATATCTTTCaataagatggtcatttttactatgtgaattctattgatccatgagcatggagatattttcatttctatcttcttcaatttcttttttcaaagtcTTAAAGTTTTTGTCCTACGTTTCTTTCACCCGTTATGTTAAAGTTGCcgcaagacattttatattatttgcgaatattataaaatgtgttgttcccctgatttcttttctgtgtctcaGCCCATTTATCTCATGTATATAGGAgagt
It includes:
- the LOC116895356 gene encoding 60S ribosomal protein L23a-like, with protein sequence MKPPAKEKVLPRKAEAKAKVLKAKKAVAKGVHGHKSKIRTSPTLWWPNTLWLQRHPIYPRKGAPTRNKLDHYAVIKFPLNTESAMKKREHSNTLVFIVDVKANKHQIKQEAMKKLYDIEVAKVTDGEKKVYVRLAPDYDALNVAKEIVII